One Paenibacillus sp. J23TS9 DNA segment encodes these proteins:
- a CDS encoding response regulator transcription factor: MYKAVIVDDEKWIVEGIKSGVHWNSCGFEVIGDAENGHEALELVKALRPDVVLTDIKMPVLNGLELIKRGKEASPDTLFVVLSAHAEFAYAQKALNYGTFGYCLKPFEIEEIDSMLSRLAEVLNARKKENRHSYIPDLYEAICSGDMDVVKRVLQQSGMSADSAHPILPIVVQSSKAAKLQQHIKHLSFQMSPRRFGYLVHETAAEALLQDISRAHQGSMYSIGTGFPLSDLTELNASLETASLASYGAFTTGRPGIFSPPPQTNPLIEEILKNISDALSRKDRVQFMSCMNTAKNDFNEGKFSMKDAYLMFTALIYHFFRTGVSGSGRMFEGYEELSYHFGHADAMIDYLVEHTLDYLENQSNAIRSDISHKTIREILKYIHDHFTDDLSIQGLSEKFFLSPNYLCHLFKKEVGENFIEYVSNQRIQYACKLLEETSDPIKQIGDKCGFNDYFYFTRIFKRITNMTPTQYREKQTQ, translated from the coding sequence ATGTATAAAGCTGTGATTGTAGATGATGAAAAATGGATCGTTGAAGGCATTAAATCCGGTGTTCACTGGAATAGCTGCGGATTTGAAGTCATTGGTGACGCGGAAAACGGGCATGAGGCGCTGGAGCTTGTGAAAGCCCTTCGTCCGGATGTCGTGCTGACGGATATTAAAATGCCTGTCCTGAACGGGCTGGAACTGATTAAGAGAGGAAAAGAAGCCTCTCCGGACACTCTCTTCGTCGTGCTCAGTGCGCATGCGGAATTTGCCTATGCCCAGAAAGCGTTGAATTATGGAACGTTCGGCTACTGCCTCAAACCGTTTGAGATCGAAGAAATCGACAGTATGCTCAGTCGGCTGGCCGAGGTACTCAATGCCCGAAAAAAAGAAAACCGCCATTCGTATATTCCCGATCTCTATGAAGCGATCTGTTCCGGGGACATGGATGTCGTGAAACGGGTGCTGCAGCAATCCGGAATGAGTGCAGACAGCGCTCATCCAATCCTGCCAATCGTTGTACAGAGCAGCAAGGCGGCCAAGCTGCAGCAACATATTAAGCATCTAAGCTTCCAGATGAGCCCGCGCCGCTTCGGTTATCTCGTTCATGAAACGGCTGCGGAAGCTCTATTGCAGGATATCAGCCGGGCGCATCAGGGCTCCATGTACAGCATTGGAACGGGATTCCCGCTATCTGATCTGACGGAACTGAACGCCTCCCTGGAAACGGCCTCCCTGGCGTCTTACGGCGCGTTCACAACAGGCAGGCCGGGGATCTTCAGCCCGCCGCCGCAGACCAATCCTTTAATAGAGGAGATACTGAAAAATATCTCCGATGCGCTGAGCCGAAAAGACCGGGTGCAGTTCATGTCCTGTATGAATACGGCGAAGAATGATTTCAATGAAGGTAAATTCAGCATGAAGGATGCCTACCTGATGTTCACGGCGTTAATCTATCATTTTTTCAGAACCGGGGTATCTGGCAGCGGGAGGATGTTCGAAGGCTATGAGGAACTCTCCTATCACTTTGGTCATGCCGATGCCATGATCGATTATCTCGTAGAGCACACGCTGGACTACCTCGAGAATCAATCTAACGCCATTCGCTCCGACATCTCCCATAAAACGATCCGGGAAATTCTGAAATATATCCATGATCATTTTACGGACGATCTGTCGATCCAGGGCCTGTCGGAAAAGTTCTTCCTAAGCCCCAATTACTTATGCCATCTTTTTAAAAAGGAAGTCGGGGAAAACTTCATCGAGTATGTATCCAATCAACGGATCCAATACGCCTGCAAGCTGCTTGAGGAAACGAGCGATCCCATCAAACAAATCGGCGATAAATGCGGCTTCAATGATTACTTCTATTTCACGCGGATATTCAAACGGATTACCAATATGACACCCACCCAATATCGGGAGAAGCAAACCCAATGA
- a CDS encoding sensor histidine kinase, protein MNFFRKLSIRYQFIVIGLIITAIIPVVILGVYQQSSRFIIEQNTQYNEELISMMKQRISSNYSNISELMINLGYDATVQNLLAENDNLRIYELSKKVQSLMSVIKSTYPDIIDIAIVSNDHKLVSMKGVINQAEYVGDGLGDDGTVHYAGFVPGNQINERDHFLFGMNIFSSGSRIAYGEKAGTMVLALDVQDINKEFQKFPRLAGTSFYLFDSDNLVYSNSEPGEDLLGEIRSSVLSSGQASESPETWKSSKYIIQANALPEIQGKIVTATPISILMKGLDRLKKTSYTLSGFTLLFIFFLYSIMKMNVLKPLSRLMSFMKQLKTQNLEILHSRVHLEGYAEIEVISNEFNTMLERIHGLTHQLIQTNSELYESELEKQRIEFAYLQSQINPHFLSNTLDTIKGIAIVEGSKATYEMTGALSRMLRYSIKGGDEVALGEELQIVSSYMKIHQLRFSGRISYEQSCPDDLLQLAVPKMILQPIVENAINHGLESMGRGGIIHVEASQSQSGNLIMTITDNGTGIKPERLAELNQILESDDALLSEHIGIRNVHNRIRLKYGEPYGISLGSEPGKGTEIRISLPAIPFNLQDAMLRTAVAAEQDFNLPDS, encoded by the coding sequence ATGAACTTTTTCAGAAAGCTCTCCATCCGCTATCAATTCATTGTCATCGGACTGATTATTACCGCTATCATTCCTGTCGTTATTTTGGGCGTATACCAACAGTCCAGCCGGTTTATTATCGAACAGAATACCCAGTATAACGAAGAACTGATCTCCATGATGAAGCAGCGGATTTCATCGAACTACTCCAATATATCCGAGCTGATGATTAATCTTGGTTATGATGCCACGGTACAGAATCTGCTCGCCGAAAATGACAACCTGAGAATTTACGAGCTGTCCAAAAAGGTGCAAAGCCTGATGAGCGTCATCAAGAGCACCTATCCCGACATTATTGATATCGCCATTGTCAGCAATGATCACAAGCTTGTCTCGATGAAGGGTGTGATCAATCAGGCCGAATATGTCGGGGATGGGCTCGGAGATGACGGAACCGTCCACTATGCCGGTTTTGTGCCAGGCAATCAGATTAACGAAAGGGATCATTTCCTGTTCGGGATGAACATCTTCTCTTCCGGCAGCCGGATCGCTTATGGAGAAAAGGCCGGGACTATGGTGCTGGCACTGGATGTGCAGGATATTAATAAAGAATTTCAGAAGTTTCCGCGCCTTGCCGGCACCAGCTTCTATCTGTTCGATTCCGATAATCTCGTATACTCTAACAGTGAACCTGGCGAAGACCTGCTGGGTGAAATCAGAAGCTCTGTGCTGAGCAGCGGACAAGCCTCCGAATCTCCCGAGACATGGAAAAGCAGCAAGTACATCATTCAAGCGAATGCGCTGCCGGAAATTCAGGGGAAAATTGTGACAGCCACACCGATCAGCATTCTGATGAAAGGTCTGGACAGATTAAAAAAGACAAGCTACACCTTATCCGGCTTTACACTGCTGTTTATTTTTTTCCTATACAGCATTATGAAAATGAATGTGCTGAAGCCGTTGTCCCGGCTGATGTCCTTTATGAAGCAATTGAAGACTCAAAATCTGGAAATTCTCCATTCCCGCGTTCATCTGGAAGGCTATGCGGAGATAGAGGTCATCTCTAACGAGTTCAATACGATGCTGGAGCGGATTCACGGATTGACCCATCAGCTGATCCAGACTAACTCGGAGCTGTATGAATCGGAGCTGGAGAAGCAGCGGATTGAATTTGCCTATCTGCAAAGCCAGATCAACCCGCATTTTCTCAGCAACACGCTGGATACGATCAAGGGTATCGCGATCGTGGAGGGCAGTAAGGCAACCTACGAAATGACCGGGGCTCTCAGCCGAATGCTCCGGTACAGCATTAAGGGAGGAGACGAGGTGGCGCTAGGGGAAGAACTGCAGATCGTGAGCAGCTATATGAAAATCCATCAGCTCCGCTTCTCCGGCAGAATAAGCTACGAGCAGAGCTGCCCGGACGATCTCCTGCAGCTGGCCGTACCTAAAATGATTTTGCAGCCGATTGTAGAAAATGCCATTAACCATGGGCTAGAGTCCATGGGAAGAGGCGGCATCATTCATGTCGAGGCCTCTCAAAGCCAATCCGGAAATCTTATCATGACCATCACGGACAACGGAACCGGAATCAAGCCCGAACGCCTCGCCGAACTGAACCAAATCCTTGAATCGGATGATGCTTTGCTGAGTGAGCATATCGGCATCCGCAATGTCCACAACCGCATCCGCCTGAAATACGGGGAACCTTACGGCATCTCGCTTGGAAGCGAGCCAGGCAAAGGCACGGAAATCCGGATTTCCCTGCCGGCCATCCCCTTCAATCTGCAGGATGCTATGCTGCGTACGGCCGTGGCTGCGGAGCAGGATTTCAATCTGCCGGATTCATGA
- a CDS encoding response regulator transcription factor has protein sequence MNKQTILIIEDDRKLSGLLSDYLRKYDFHTVAVDDFSRVMETFVACPPDLVLLDVNLPKFDGFYWCRQIRSRSLCPILFISARENEMDQVIALENGADDYITKPFHYEVVLAKIRSNLRRASGSYAQPLEERKIDAGKLRLYPERYVIQYEGQTSELSQKESVLLETLMDRDGRVVSREQLLDLMWSDEHYIDDNTLNVYITRVRKKLKDLGADGMVETVRGAGYRLSAGAEEV, from the coding sequence TTGAACAAACAAACCATCCTGATCATTGAAGACGACCGGAAATTGTCCGGTCTGCTGAGTGATTATTTAAGAAAATATGATTTTCATACAGTGGCTGTGGACGATTTCAGCCGCGTTATGGAGACATTCGTCGCATGCCCCCCCGATCTGGTACTGCTGGATGTGAACCTGCCCAAGTTTGACGGTTTTTACTGGTGCAGACAAATCCGCAGCCGATCTCTCTGCCCCATCCTGTTTATCTCTGCCAGGGAGAACGAAATGGATCAGGTGATAGCTCTTGAAAATGGAGCAGATGACTATATCACGAAACCCTTTCATTACGAGGTTGTGTTGGCAAAAATCCGCAGTAATCTCCGCAGGGCTTCCGGTTCTTATGCCCAGCCGCTGGAGGAACGGAAAATCGACGCAGGCAAGCTCCGGCTTTATCCGGAACGCTACGTCATCCAATATGAAGGACAAACTTCCGAGCTGTCGCAAAAGGAATCGGTGCTGCTGGAAACGCTGATGGACCGTGATGGCCGCGTCGTCAGTAGGGAGCAGCTGCTGGATCTGATGTGGAGCGACGAGCATTACATTGATGACAATACGCTGAATGTGTATATTACACGCGTAAGGAAGAAGCTCAAGGATTTGGGGGCGGACGGCATGGTGGAAACGGTACGGGGAGCGGGTTACCGGCTGAGTGCCGGAGCAGAAGAAGTATGA
- a CDS encoding HAMP domain-containing sensor histidine kinase produces the protein MKLFWKDQTPLLICYIAQMLLIPVLYWLSGENRPLRIIGYGVMLSSAILLMYLVIRYIQFRKLYQRLSAMECIASNRELPREPLGDAPLPEAVQDMLRVYDRYYQDKLSIHVKRIDQHIVFINRWVHQMKTPLSVIQLTLRDFDQTSAADSIQEELERLRKGFEMVLYTSRLDQFEDDFRVERIRLLQAVKEAVTENRRLFIRKGLQPDIRIDEDWIVYSDAKWMRFMLNQILINAVNYSAGKGQTILITARKSSEQIMLDIQDQGIGISREDLKRVFQPYFTGEQGRQYQESTGMGLYLVREICSRLGHQVAIESKPGDGTTVRFTFHHTPNHETY, from the coding sequence ATGAAGCTGTTTTGGAAAGATCAGACGCCCCTTCTCATCTGCTATATAGCGCAAATGCTGCTCATCCCGGTGCTGTACTGGCTTTCCGGTGAAAACAGACCTCTGCGCATTATCGGCTATGGTGTCATGCTGAGCAGTGCTATTCTGCTGATGTATCTGGTCATCCGGTATATTCAGTTCCGAAAGCTGTATCAGCGCTTAAGCGCCATGGAGTGTATTGCCTCGAACAGGGAGCTGCCGCGTGAACCGCTTGGAGATGCGCCGCTGCCTGAAGCCGTCCAGGACATGCTTCGCGTCTATGACCGTTATTATCAGGACAAGCTCAGCATACATGTTAAACGGATCGACCAGCATATCGTATTCATTAACCGGTGGGTGCATCAGATGAAGACTCCGTTGTCTGTCATACAGCTAACGCTCCGTGATTTTGATCAAACCTCTGCGGCAGACAGCATTCAGGAGGAGCTCGAGCGCTTGCGAAAAGGATTCGAGATGGTTCTCTACACATCACGTCTGGATCAATTCGAGGACGACTTCCGGGTAGAACGAATCCGGCTGCTGCAAGCGGTCAAAGAAGCCGTGACGGAGAATCGCAGACTTTTCATCCGGAAAGGGCTTCAGCCGGATATCCGCATCGATGAAGATTGGATCGTATATTCAGACGCCAAGTGGATGCGATTTATGCTCAATCAAATTCTGATTAATGCCGTCAACTATTCCGCAGGCAAAGGGCAAACCATCCTCATCACCGCCAGAAAGTCCAGTGAACAGATCATGCTCGATATTCAAGATCAGGGCATCGGTATCTCCCGGGAAGACCTAAAGCGGGTATTCCAGCCTTATTTCACAGGCGAACAGGGACGCCAGTATCAGGAATCAACCGGTATGGGGCTTTATCTCGTGCGTGAAATTTGTTCCCGGCTTGGACATCAGGTGGCGATAGAATCGAAGCCTGGTGACGGGACAACGGTGCGATTTACTTTTCACCATACGCCTAACCATGAAACTTATTAG
- a CDS encoding ABC transporter ATP-binding protein, translating to MDILQVKALSKVYPGKVTTHALSDINFSIEKGEFVGIMGPSGSGKTTLLNVVSTIDEPSSGEVLINGMSPHQMNKSELARFRRRQLGFVFQDFNLLETLTVAENIVLPLTLDNRNLSEMDSLLQQVAARLGITDILKKRTYEISGGQRQRTAIARAMITSPAIVMADEPTGALDSNASRNVMESLERINQQDGTTLMLVTHDPLAASYCSRIIFIKDGKLAAEIHRGDSRQAFFQNIIDTLSFWGGNSHELSSIRV from the coding sequence ATGGATATATTGCAGGTCAAAGCGCTAAGCAAGGTCTATCCCGGAAAAGTGACCACTCACGCCTTATCCGATATCAATTTCAGCATTGAGAAGGGGGAATTCGTTGGCATCATGGGACCTTCGGGCAGTGGTAAAACGACGCTGCTCAATGTGGTATCCACCATTGATGAACCGAGTTCGGGCGAAGTGTTAATCAACGGAATGAGCCCGCATCAGATGAATAAATCCGAGCTGGCACGCTTCCGCCGCAGACAGCTTGGTTTTGTCTTTCAGGACTTCAATCTGCTGGAGACGCTCACGGTCGCTGAGAATATCGTGCTGCCGCTTACGCTGGATAACCGGAATCTGAGCGAAATGGATTCCCTACTGCAGCAAGTGGCCGCCAGACTTGGCATCACCGATATTCTGAAAAAACGGACCTATGAGATTTCCGGCGGCCAGCGCCAACGGACTGCGATCGCCCGGGCGATGATCACTTCGCCTGCCATCGTCATGGCCGATGAACCAACCGGTGCGCTGGACTCCAATGCATCAAGGAACGTGATGGAGTCGCTTGAGCGGATCAACCAGCAGGATGGGACGACGCTGATGCTGGTCACGCATGACCCGCTGGCAGCGAGCTACTGCAGCCGGATTATTTTCATCAAGGACGGAAAGCTGGCAGCCGAGATTCACCGTGGAGATAGCCGCCAAGCTTTTTTCCAAAATATTATCGATACACTGTCGTTCTGGGGAGGTAACAGCCATGAGCTTTCCTCAATTCGCGTTTAA
- a CDS encoding FtsX-like permease family protein — protein MSFPQFAFNNVRRNLRAYISYFLSSAVMVMIFFAYSVFIYHPDISHSEFGKYIATSMRIASYVIYLFSFFFVLYSISAFLKARNQEFGILTILGAQTRQINWLIFLENMLIGVSAIVTGVAGGLLISKLFLMVSTKIIGEVELSFYWPVKALIVTSSAFMVLFVIVSLFTLLFIRKKKVLELLKGSTMPKKEPQVSWLLSILGAALLVTGFVSVCGEYSKNTLMIAALTGIAGTYFFYTQLSVIIVRLLKKNRPFMWRSTNLIRISEMSYKLKDNARMLFMVTVVTAIACMVSSVLLFMSQSNRELYNHSPYSLVYTVYDSNNDKPDLMPITAEIKAHGADYTELKIELLHHLFTLNGDTKGIDLLPVSKFRLLSEQTGLPGIEDVSEADAILILCQTTNVQNYKDFANASLQAKSNLKLTVKQTVNTDTLPFGQFSSPFLVVNDTVYKKLQQDPDISKVTRYLYKVPAWDGSPPSLSDPEVIAGTKLFEWNQKKSKEHHWNYGLFSRGENYQSSKQATSMMSFVGVFIALIFSVSSASFLYFKLHTELNKDQRMYQAMSKIGLSPEEMSRAATTQIALLFYIPVFVAIIETLAVVVPILHGLNQTHIMSPILMTAAAFTAVQTVYFLIIRSRYVRSLRKIMV, from the coding sequence ATGAGCTTTCCTCAATTCGCGTTTAACAATGTCAGGCGCAATCTGCGTGCTTATATTTCCTATTTCCTGAGCAGCGCCGTGATGGTCATGATCTTCTTTGCCTACTCCGTGTTCATTTATCATCCGGATATTTCCCATTCGGAGTTTGGCAAATATATCGCAACCAGCATGCGGATTGCGTCTTACGTGATCTATCTTTTTTCCTTTTTCTTCGTTCTTTATTCCATCAGTGCTTTTCTGAAAGCACGAAACCAGGAGTTCGGCATCCTGACGATTCTGGGAGCACAAACAAGACAGATCAATTGGCTTATTTTCCTTGAAAATATGCTGATTGGTGTCAGTGCCATCGTAACCGGTGTCGCGGGCGGCCTGCTGATCTCCAAGCTTTTCCTTATGGTCAGCACCAAAATAATTGGAGAAGTGGAGCTGTCCTTTTATTGGCCTGTCAAAGCACTGATCGTGACCTCTTCCGCATTTATGGTGCTGTTTGTGATAGTTTCACTATTCACGCTTCTATTCATCCGCAAAAAGAAAGTACTTGAGCTGCTCAAAGGCAGCACCATGCCAAAAAAAGAGCCTCAAGTATCCTGGCTGCTGTCGATATTGGGTGCAGCTTTGCTGGTTACCGGTTTTGTGTCCGTCTGCGGTGAGTATTCGAAAAACACATTGATGATTGCTGCCCTGACAGGGATTGCCGGCACCTATTTCTTTTATACGCAGCTCTCCGTGATCATCGTCCGGCTGTTGAAAAAGAACCGCCCATTCATGTGGAGAAGCACCAATCTGATCCGGATCTCCGAGATGAGCTACAAGCTGAAGGATAATGCGCGCATGCTGTTCATGGTAACGGTGGTTACCGCTATCGCCTGCATGGTTTCCAGCGTTCTCTTGTTTATGAGTCAGTCTAACAGAGAGCTCTATAACCATTCTCCTTATTCTTTGGTTTATACCGTTTATGATTCCAATAACGACAAACCGGACCTGATGCCGATCACAGCCGAGATTAAGGCTCATGGGGCTGATTATACAGAGCTGAAGATCGAACTTCTCCATCATCTCTTCACCCTAAACGGCGATACCAAAGGAATCGATCTGCTGCCCGTGTCGAAGTTTCGTCTGTTGTCCGAGCAAACGGGGCTTCCCGGCATTGAGGATGTATCCGAAGCGGATGCGATACTCATCTTGTGTCAGACGACCAATGTCCAAAACTATAAAGATTTCGCGAATGCGAGCCTTCAGGCCAAATCCAATCTAAAGCTTACTGTAAAGCAAACCGTGAATACGGATACTCTGCCATTCGGGCAATTTTCTTCTCCATTTCTGGTGGTCAACGATACCGTGTACAAAAAGCTTCAACAAGATCCGGATATTTCTAAAGTCACCCGGTACCTGTATAAAGTTCCTGCTTGGGATGGTTCTCCTCCCTCACTGTCCGATCCGGAAGTCATCGCGGGAACAAAGCTGTTCGAGTGGAATCAAAAGAAAAGTAAGGAACACCACTGGAATTACGGATTATTTTCCCGCGGTGAAAACTATCAATCTTCGAAGCAGGCAACATCCATGATGAGTTTTGTCGGCGTGTTTATTGCCCTGATTTTTTCTGTATCATCGGCCAGCTTCCTTTATTTCAAGCTGCATACAGAGCTTAATAAAGATCAGCGAATGTACCAGGCCATGTCCAAAATCGGACTCAGCCCCGAGGAAATGTCGCGGGCTGCAACTACGCAGATTGCGCTGTTGTTTTATATCCCGGTATTCGTGGCCATCATCGAGACGCTGGCTGTAGTCGTACCGATTTTGCATGGATTGAACCAAACGCATATCATGTCTCCGATCCTCATGACAGCAGCGGCCTTCACGGCGGTGCAAACCGTATATTTTCTGATCATCCGGTCGAGATATGTCCGTAGTTTGCGCAAGATCATGGTGTAG
- a CDS encoding LD-carboxypeptidase, with translation MPIRPPILQRGDTVGIVTLGSPLAANIINARIEYLRAMGFHVVLGHYVYAQNGFLAGTDEQRASDLMMMFQDEQVKMILPTRGGTGVAGILPYLDYNEIRNNPKVVTGYSDITVLLNVLHQYVDLITFHSLLLIDFKPETPTYNFDQFFSATSVYSLTRTIMNPPGMPLISRVPGNVTGQLVGGNLTSFVDTLGTPFEIDTRGKILFLEETHEPTNTVYRYLNDLKLAGKFRDCIGIIMGECSGCQAAYGKSYEDLIDEFVIPLGKPIITNLATGHGFYKAALPIGATVNLDSVNNRITMVEPIVSV, from the coding sequence ATGCCGATACGTCCGCCAATCTTGCAGAGGGGAGATACCGTTGGAATCGTTACCTTGGGTAGCCCGCTCGCTGCAAACATAATTAATGCTCGGATCGAATACTTGAGAGCAATGGGGTTTCACGTTGTATTGGGTCATTATGTATATGCGCAAAACGGGTTTCTTGCGGGCACAGACGAGCAGCGGGCATCCGATCTGATGATGATGTTTCAAGACGAGCAGGTTAAAATGATACTGCCCACCAGAGGCGGTACAGGAGTGGCCGGAATTCTTCCGTACCTTGATTATAATGAGATACGAAATAATCCGAAAGTCGTGACAGGTTACAGCGATATAACGGTACTATTAAATGTACTGCATCAATATGTGGATTTAATAACATTCCATAGTCTGCTGCTTATAGACTTCAAGCCCGAAACGCCCACTTATAATTTCGATCAGTTTTTTTCCGCGACGTCCGTCTATTCATTAACCCGGACGATCATGAATCCGCCGGGGATGCCGCTGATAAGCCGTGTTCCGGGCAACGTTACGGGGCAGCTTGTGGGCGGTAATCTGACATCATTTGTCGATACGTTGGGTACGCCCTTCGAAATCGATACACGGGGTAAAATACTCTTTCTTGAAGAAACACATGAACCTACCAATACCGTCTACAGGTACTTGAATGATTTGAAGCTTGCCGGGAAATTCCGTGACTGCATCGGTATTATTATGGGGGAATGCTCAGGCTGCCAGGCGGCTTATGGTAAATCCTATGAGGATTTAATCGACGAATTTGTTATACCTCTCGGTAAGCCGATTATAACGAACCTTGCCACAGGTCATGGTTTTTATAAAGCCGCTTTGCCGATTGGCGCAACAGTTAATCTCGATTCAGTCAATAATAGAATAACTATGGTTGAACCTATCGTCAGCGTTTAA
- a CDS encoding H-type small acid-soluble spore protein yields the protein MNVQRAQEITSSPVMANVLCDGIPIYIQHVNEQSETARIYALNKPEEEREVPLYSLTEEEQALE from the coding sequence ATGAATGTTCAAAGAGCACAAGAAATTACGTCCTCTCCCGTAATGGCGAATGTGCTGTGTGATGGGATACCAATCTATATACAGCATGTGAATGAGCAGAGTGAGACAGCGCGCATCTATGCGCTGAATAAACCTGAAGAAGAGCGGGAAGTACCTCTATACTCGTTAACAGAAGAAGAACAGGCATTGGAATAA
- a CDS encoding D-arabinono-1,4-lactone oxidase codes for MLSLNENQKVWKNWSGVVRSTPRHIVYPKAVDEVISLVQSCAKDGRGIRVIGAGHSFTPLVQTGDVLLSLDHLAGVEPVDAESCSVWIWAGTRLRDLSAALYMQGWAQENLGDIDTQSIGGAIGTGTHGTGIRFGSLSTQLLEVQVVTASGELLTCSEQQNRDIFKALQVSLGMLGIIVKVKIRVVPLTVLHYQSERLSIDECFKQLAEFRDTHDHFEFFWFPHTDVVQVKCLDETDQQPSGGRFWNHVNQLVMENAFFGMLSEGCRAFPGLCKPVSRLSARFVPTGKDIAYSHQLFTTQRLVRFNEMEYSVPAEKMEEVVCEIRASVAAQSHAVHFPVECRYVQGDDIWLSPAYGRDSAYIAVHMYKGMEHQVYFRDIEEIFRRHQGRPHWGKMHTRTAQELPGLYPQWTAFREIREQLDPGGIFLNDYLRKLFAVK; via the coding sequence ATGCTTTCTCTAAATGAAAATCAGAAGGTATGGAAAAACTGGTCGGGAGTCGTCCGCAGCACGCCAAGGCATATCGTGTATCCCAAGGCTGTTGATGAAGTCATTTCTCTGGTGCAGTCATGCGCCAAGGATGGGAGGGGCATTCGGGTGATCGGGGCGGGGCATTCATTTACGCCGCTGGTACAAACCGGAGACGTGCTGTTGTCGCTGGATCATTTGGCCGGTGTTGAGCCTGTGGATGCGGAATCGTGCAGCGTTTGGATCTGGGCCGGAACGAGACTGAGAGATTTGAGCGCGGCCTTATACATGCAGGGATGGGCGCAGGAAAATTTAGGCGATATCGATACCCAATCCATTGGAGGAGCCATCGGAACGGGAACGCATGGAACAGGGATCCGGTTTGGGTCGCTGTCGACCCAGCTGCTTGAGGTACAGGTGGTGACTGCATCGGGTGAGCTGCTGACCTGTAGTGAACAGCAGAACCGTGACATCTTCAAGGCGCTCCAGGTTTCCCTCGGGATGCTGGGTATTATCGTAAAAGTCAAAATCCGTGTTGTTCCTCTGACCGTGCTTCATTATCAAAGCGAGCGTCTATCCATTGATGAATGCTTCAAGCAATTGGCGGAATTCAGGGATACCCATGATCACTTCGAGTTTTTTTGGTTTCCACATACGGATGTCGTACAGGTGAAGTGCCTGGACGAAACGGATCAACAGCCGTCCGGAGGACGCTTCTGGAATCATGTAAACCAGCTAGTCATGGAAAATGCATTTTTCGGGATGCTGTCTGAAGGATGCCGCGCCTTTCCGGGGCTGTGCAAGCCAGTGAGCCGCCTGTCGGCGCGCTTTGTCCCTACAGGAAAGGATATAGCTTACAGCCATCAGCTTTTTACCACGCAGCGGCTAGTTCGTTTTAATGAAATGGAATACAGTGTGCCTGCTGAAAAAATGGAGGAGGTTGTCTGCGAAATCCGGGCCAGCGTTGCTGCGCAGAGCCATGCCGTTCATTTTCCGGTGGAATGCCGTTATGTTCAAGGAGATGATATTTGGCTTAGCCCGGCATACGGGCGTGATTCAGCCTATATCGCTGTCCATATGTACAAAGGCATGGAGCATCAGGTGTATTTCCGGGATATCGAGGAGATTTTCCGCCGCCATCAGGGCAGGCCCCACTGGGGCAAAATGCACACGAGGACAGCGCAGGAGCTGCCCGGTTTGTATCCGCAGTGGACGGCATTCCGGGAGATACGTGAGCAGTTGGACCCGGGAGGCATATTCCTGAATGATTATTTGAGGAAGCTGTTTGCAGTTAAATAA